The Desulforhopalus sp. DNA segment TGGAATCACCATATCTGCAGGAACAGGGATACCGGAAAGGCAGACGTATGGACCGATAACCGCGTGGTCTTCTACCTGGCAACTCTGTAAAATAGCTCCCTGACCGATGGTGACCGAGTTGCCGATTTTACTCCCTCCGGAAATCCGGACTCCAGCTTCAAGCACGGTATCATTACCGATGCATGTATCTGGGGAGACGGAAACCGTTTCGGGATTAAAGATCGTCACCCCTTGCATCATCAGGTCTCGGTTGCGGCGCAACTGCAGTTCACGTTGGGCGTCTGCTAGTTCAACACGGGAATTAACACCAAGTACCTCGGTTGGCGAAGGGGCGATAAATTTCTCTACGCTAAGACCTTTGTCAACAGCCTGTTTGACGATGTCTGTCAGGTAAACCTCTTTTTGACTGTTGTTCATGTCGACTTTCCGCAAGGCGGAGAATAGAAAGGCTTTATCGACACAATAAATACCGGCATTAATCTCCCGAAGCTGCAACTGATCAGGAGAAGCATCCTTCTGCTCGACGATACCAAGAAGCCGCCCATCGACGCCAGCAATAATCCGTCCGTAGTTGGTAGGGTCTTCAAGAATTGTGGTCATCAGAGTAAGAGTTGCCTTGCGGTTCACATGCTCGGAGTACATCTTGGCAAGCGTTTCCGGTCGGATGAGGGGAGTGTCTCCGCAGAGAATCATCACCGTGCAGCTTTCTTCTTTAATTGCCTTCTCGGAGGCCAGCACCGCATGGCCGGTTCCGAGCTGTTGTTTTTGGACGACAAATTCACAGCCTAGGTGCTGTATCGCCTTTTCAACATCTTGTCCTTGATGGCCCACTACGACAACGGTTTGGATGGGTTTGAGTGGGAGCACAGCCTGAACAACATGCTCCACCATGGGAGCGAAGAAGAGTTCATGCAAGACTTTCGCTTTATTCGATTTCATTCGAGTGCCTTTGCCGGCGGCAAGAATGACAATTGAAAGGGGTGAGGATGTCATTAATTGAATTCTGTCTCTTTCTAGAGTTTGTTGAGATTTAGGCAAGGACCAACACCTTGCGACTCGATGGGCAGGTGCTGAGAGGAAAAGCAGGTAATATGGTTATATAAAAAAATGTAACAGGCTTTGCAAGAAACTTCAGGAAAGAGGGGATAATGCACCGTCTTTCAGTTCGTAGATCCGATCGGCTAGGGCAAGTGTTGCCGGACGGTGGGTAATGATGATGACAGTTCGGCCTTGGAGTGTTGAGATATTGTCGCGTATAAAATCGGCTTCACCTTCAGGGTCAAACATGGCCGTAGCTTCGTCGAGTACGAGTATCGGTGGATTTTTCAGAAGCGCCCGAGCAAGGGACAATCGCTGCTTCTGGCCGCCAGAAAGTTTAACCCCCTGATCGCCAATAATGGTATCGAATCCAGCGGGGAGTGAACTGATAAATTCATAGGCATGG contains these protein-coding regions:
- a CDS encoding NTP transferase domain-containing protein, with product MPKSQQTLERDRIQLMTSSPLSIVILAAGKGTRMKSNKAKVLHELFFAPMVEHVVQAVLPLKPIQTVVVVGHQGQDVEKAIQHLGCEFVVQKQQLGTGHAVLASEKAIKEESCTVMILCGDTPLIRPETLAKMYSEHVNRKATLTLMTTILEDPTNYGRIIAGVDGRLLGIVEQKDASPDQLQLREINAGIYCVDKAFLFSALRKVDMNNSQKEVYLTDIVKQAVDKGLSVEKFIAPSPTEVLGVNSRVELADAQRELQLRRNRDLMMQGVTIFNPETVSVSPDTCIGNDTVLEAGVRISGGSKIGNSVTIGQGAILQSCQVEDHAVIGPYVCLSGIPVPADMVIPPFSTAC